From Euzebya sp., a single genomic window includes:
- a CDS encoding nuclear transport factor 2 family protein yields the protein MAQTPGAPSPAPDDLAGQVRWLVDRAELQDLVAAYAMAVDDRDWDAVGEMYAEDSVFQGSLGPNRGRDAVVAYYRERTEQFGATYHYPHSQVVTFTGPDTASGTVAAHAELAIGDETVVIALRYADAYVREGGRWRFRERTVQQLYAMPLSELPSGLAQPDRKRWPGTDPAPADLPDVPGVPR from the coding sequence GTGGCGCAGACCCCGGGCGCACCTTCGCCGGCCCCCGACGACCTCGCCGGGCAGGTCCGGTGGCTCGTCGACCGCGCGGAGCTGCAGGACCTCGTCGCCGCCTACGCGATGGCCGTCGACGACCGGGACTGGGACGCCGTGGGCGAGATGTACGCCGAGGACTCGGTGTTCCAGGGCTCGCTCGGCCCCAACCGGGGGCGCGACGCGGTCGTCGCGTACTACCGCGAGCGGACCGAGCAGTTCGGCGCCACCTACCACTACCCCCACAGCCAGGTGGTGACCTTCACCGGCCCCGACACCGCGTCCGGCACGGTGGCGGCCCACGCCGAGCTGGCGATCGGCGACGAGACCGTCGTGATCGCGCTGCGCTACGCCGACGCCTACGTCCGCGAGGGCGGGCGCTGGCGCTTCCGCGAGCGGACCGTCCAGCAGCTGTACGCGATGCCGCTGTCCGAGCTGCCCTCCGGCCTGGCCCAGCCCGACCGGAAGCGCTGGCCCGGCACCGACCCCGCCCCGGCCGACCTGCCGGACGTGCCCGGGGTCCCGCGCTAG
- a CDS encoding class II aldolase/adducin family protein — protein MTSPAEQIALACRGLAAYGLGSEIGGHVSMRDPGSDTFWMNVLDKTFEEITPDDVVRIDFEGRQVDGDRVVSLGADFHQGIYAERGDVNAIVHTHGPWITALCAMSRPPRIYHNLASFFAGETAMCPDDDFESVGPALGANHTLLIPYHGAICVHSDLGQAVSLMVTLEYAAELDVRITPTGAEEMPSEMVERVKALVTKADYLTHTWGLVQRKARARMAPAGSAA, from the coding sequence ATGACCAGTCCAGCCGAGCAGATCGCACTGGCGTGCCGGGGGCTCGCGGCCTACGGGCTCGGATCGGAGATCGGCGGGCACGTCTCCATGCGCGACCCCGGGTCCGACACGTTCTGGATGAACGTCCTCGACAAGACCTTCGAGGAGATCACGCCGGACGACGTCGTCCGCATCGACTTCGAGGGACGTCAGGTCGACGGCGACCGGGTCGTCAGCCTGGGCGCGGACTTCCACCAGGGCATCTACGCCGAGCGGGGCGACGTCAACGCCATCGTCCACACCCACGGCCCGTGGATCACCGCCCTCTGCGCGATGTCGCGACCGCCGCGGATCTACCACAACCTGGCGAGCTTCTTCGCCGGCGAGACCGCGATGTGCCCCGACGACGACTTCGAGTCGGTCGGTCCGGCGCTCGGTGCCAACCACACCCTCCTCATCCCCTACCACGGCGCGATCTGCGTCCACTCCGACCTCGGGCAGGCCGTGTCCCTGATGGTGACCCTCGAGTACGCCGCCGAGCTCGACGTGCGGATCACCCCGACGGGCGCGGAGGAGATGCCGTCCGAGATGGTCGAGCGGGTCAAGGCCCTCGTGACCAAGGCGGACTACCTGACCCACACCTGGGGCCTCGTGCAGCGCAAGGCGCGCGCCCGGATGGCCCCCGCCGGCTCCGCCGCCTGA
- a CDS encoding ketopantoate reductase family protein yields the protein MRVLIAGAGSLGTVYGGFLARAGHDVQLLCRPAHAAAVTGRGGVEVRSIDETFVAPLRATADPTALDAVDVVVLACKAPDTSDLLGGIAHLAGSVSTAVSIQNGVTGGAALAGWCDPSAVVGGVSMVGGTLVEPGVVAHTLAGPTFVGPLGGTRAGAAAQLADELGAAGLEAVLTDRITSVEWSKLVHASPSMALTALTRLDFHHVFVQPNLAEAFLDLVVEGVAIADAAGVAVDDWPHLLPVRTLARLPRAEGLAAVAAHGRRLVDAGMTSIRISMLQSIERGRRTEVDAIHGQLAREAARLGVAAPATRFAHQVLSGLDRVLVHQGGEEEAPCSS from the coding sequence GTGCGCGTCCTGATCGCGGGCGCCGGATCGCTCGGGACGGTCTACGGCGGCTTCCTCGCCCGGGCGGGCCACGACGTGCAGCTGCTGTGCCGCCCGGCCCACGCCGCAGCCGTCACCGGGCGGGGCGGGGTGGAGGTGCGCTCGATCGACGAGACGTTCGTCGCGCCCCTCCGGGCCACCGCGGACCCGACGGCGCTCGACGCGGTGGACGTGGTCGTCCTCGCCTGCAAGGCACCCGACACCTCGGACCTCCTCGGCGGCATCGCCCACCTCGCGGGATCCGTCAGCACGGCGGTGTCCATCCAGAACGGTGTGACGGGCGGCGCCGCCCTGGCCGGGTGGTGCGATCCGTCGGCGGTCGTGGGCGGGGTCAGCATGGTCGGCGGCACGCTGGTCGAGCCGGGCGTCGTGGCGCACACCCTGGCGGGGCCGACCTTCGTCGGGCCGCTCGGGGGGACGCGCGCCGGCGCGGCGGCGCAGCTCGCCGACGAGCTCGGGGCGGCGGGCCTCGAGGCGGTGCTGACCGACCGGATCACGTCGGTCGAGTGGTCGAAGCTGGTCCACGCCAGCCCCTCGATGGCGCTCACGGCGCTGACCCGCCTGGACTTCCACCACGTCTTCGTGCAGCCGAACCTCGCCGAGGCGTTCCTTGACCTGGTCGTCGAGGGCGTGGCCATCGCCGACGCGGCCGGCGTGGCGGTGGACGACTGGCCCCACCTCCTCCCCGTGCGCACCCTCGCGCGGCTCCCGCGGGCCGAGGGCCTAGCGGCGGTGGCGGCCCACGGTCGGCGGCTGGTCGACGCGGGGATGACGTCGATCCGCATCTCGATGCTGCAGAGCATCGAGCGGGGACGGCGGACCGAGGTCGACGCGATCCACGGCCAGCTCGCGCGGGAGGCGGCCCGCCTGGGCGTCGCGGCACCGGCGACCCGGTTCGCCCACCAGGTCCTGTCCGGACTCGACCGGGTCCTGGTCCACCAGGGGGGAGAGGAGGAGGCACCGTGCAGCAGCTGA
- a CDS encoding cytochrome P450 — MQQLIEDAVLDDFEAFVRGDRTVDRHAVFARCRAEAPVFRSEALDAWVVTRHADVREVIGDEDRFQTLREGPGAPVYGPSVLQWRGREHQRKGGIVAKRLRSPRAVREFDAFVAATADRLADDVVARSGPVDLKAEYAMWLPLLAIGELMAVEGADRFRDWYHDISAGGVSSIGHPETRARAFDALDELWAFLDPIIAERRRDPGDDLLSDLCTATYDDEPLPVAEIRSMAAFLLTAGVETTERALSSLLVHLFTTPSDWHALRADPSLVVPAIAESLRFLPPVQGLTRLAIDDVELHGVEIPAGDRFLALIASANRDDEVFEDPRSFRLDRFADDAERQFTNAGQILPFGAGRHHCTGSQLARLEMLHGLRALLARVESADFAVGGPPPPEGFLLVSPGSVEVTLRTGAR; from the coding sequence GTGCAGCAGCTGATCGAGGACGCGGTCCTGGACGACTTCGAGGCGTTCGTCCGGGGCGACCGGACCGTCGACCGCCACGCGGTCTTCGCGCGCTGCCGGGCGGAGGCGCCGGTGTTCCGGTCCGAGGCGCTCGACGCCTGGGTCGTGACCCGCCACGCCGACGTCCGCGAGGTCATCGGCGACGAGGACCGCTTCCAGACCCTCCGCGAGGGGCCGGGCGCGCCCGTGTACGGCCCCTCGGTCCTGCAGTGGCGCGGCCGCGAGCACCAGCGGAAGGGCGGCATCGTCGCCAAGCGGCTCCGCAGCCCCCGGGCGGTGCGGGAGTTCGACGCGTTCGTCGCCGCGACGGCGGATCGGCTCGCCGACGACGTGGTGGCGCGGTCCGGACCGGTCGACCTGAAGGCCGAGTACGCCATGTGGTTGCCCCTGCTCGCCATCGGCGAGCTCATGGCCGTCGAGGGCGCCGACCGGTTCCGGGACTGGTACCACGACATCTCCGCGGGCGGGGTGTCCTCCATCGGCCACCCCGAGACCCGCGCGCGGGCGTTCGACGCGCTCGACGAGCTGTGGGCCTTCCTCGACCCGATCATCGCCGAGCGCCGTCGCGACCCCGGTGACGACCTCCTCAGCGACCTGTGCACCGCGACCTACGACGACGAGCCGCTGCCCGTCGCGGAGATCCGGTCCATGGCTGCGTTCCTGCTGACCGCCGGGGTCGAGACGACCGAGCGGGCCCTGTCGAGCTTGCTGGTCCACCTCTTCACCACGCCGTCGGACTGGCACGCCCTGCGCGCCGACCCCTCCCTCGTCGTGCCCGCGATCGCCGAGTCGCTGCGGTTCCTGCCGCCTGTGCAGGGCCTCACCCGGCTGGCCATCGACGACGTCGAGCTGCACGGCGTCGAGATACCCGCCGGTGACCGGTTCCTCGCCCTGATCGCCTCGGCCAACCGCGACGACGAGGTGTTCGAGGACCCCCGGTCGTTCCGGTTGGACCGCTTCGCCGACGACGCGGAGCGGCAGTTCACCAACGCCGGTCAGATCCTGCCCTTCGGTGCGGGGCGCCACCACTGCACGGGCTCGCAGCTCGCGCGCCTGGAGATGCTCCACGGACTGCGCGCGCTGCTCGCGCGGGTGGAGTCCGCAGACTTCGCCGTGGGCGGCCCGCCGCCTCCCGAGGGCTTCCTGCTCGTGTCCCCCGGATCGGTCGAGGTCACCCTGCGCACGGGGGCGCGCTGA
- a CDS encoding ketopantoate reductase family protein translates to MRWAIVGAGAMGSTFGGYLALAGHRVVLVDVREDHVRAVRERGLELRRPGGEDVVVELDATTDPPRDVDAVDVALFLCKGWATVDAARSIAHALGPESWAVTVQNGLGNDRRLAEVLGVSRVVPGTTTVGAMSEAAGVVAAAPGTVEGRSLTQLGPPRGSSAVPDAVHAIAAALTAAGLPAEALDSADVVIWTKVAMAASMGCLTAVLRRTVADVVDDPTAWELWTDVFEEVVAVARASGVELDADALLAHCRETYAAVGHHTTSMAADVVAGRRTEVDSLALEVARRGREVGVPTPVTDTVGRLIAALEGSYERAL, encoded by the coding sequence GTGCGGTGGGCGATCGTCGGCGCGGGGGCGATGGGCAGCACGTTCGGGGGCTACCTGGCCCTGGCCGGGCACCGGGTGGTCCTGGTCGACGTGCGGGAGGACCACGTGCGCGCGGTTCGCGAGCGCGGGCTCGAGCTGCGCCGGCCGGGCGGGGAAGACGTGGTCGTCGAGCTCGACGCCACCACGGACCCGCCGCGTGACGTCGACGCCGTCGACGTGGCGCTGTTCCTCTGCAAGGGCTGGGCGACCGTCGACGCCGCGCGGTCGATCGCCCATGCCCTGGGTCCCGAGAGCTGGGCGGTCACCGTGCAGAACGGGCTCGGGAACGACCGCCGGCTCGCCGAGGTCCTCGGCGTGAGCCGGGTGGTGCCCGGCACCACGACGGTGGGCGCGATGAGCGAGGCGGCAGGGGTCGTCGCCGCCGCACCCGGCACCGTGGAGGGCCGGTCGCTGACCCAGCTGGGGCCACCGCGCGGATCCTCTGCCGTCCCCGACGCCGTCCACGCGATCGCGGCGGCGCTGACCGCGGCCGGCCTCCCCGCCGAGGCGCTCGACTCCGCCGACGTCGTCATCTGGACCAAGGTCGCCATGGCCGCCTCGATGGGCTGCCTCACCGCGGTGCTGCGCCGCACCGTCGCCGACGTCGTCGATGACCCGACCGCCTGGGAGCTGTGGACGGACGTCTTCGAGGAGGTCGTGGCGGTCGCTCGAGCCAGCGGCGTGGAGCTGGACGCCGATGCCCTGCTGGCCCACTGCCGCGAGACCTACGCCGCCGTCGGCCACCACACGACCTCGATGGCCGCCGACGTCGTCGCCGGGCGGCGGACCGAGGTCGACAGCCTCGCCCTCGAGGTCGCCCGCCGCGGGCGCGAGGTCGGCGTCCCCACGCCGGTCACCGACACCGTCGGCCGCTTGATCGCCGCCCTCGAGGGCTCCTACGAGCGCGCCCTGTAG
- a CDS encoding nuclear transport factor 2 family protein codes for MDITDRLDILDLISRYGHCYDEGDLDAMADCFTADATFEIRGGIAGMPAVMEGREAIRQAMGARRASTATAQRRHLITNAIVDADGPHRARTASYLLLGSTVEGSLHLPVTGRYADVVVRDGGRWRFAERVLTMDGAIA; via the coding sequence GTGGACATCACCGACCGACTCGACATCCTCGACCTGATCAGCCGCTACGGCCACTGCTACGACGAAGGCGACCTCGACGCCATGGCGGACTGCTTCACGGCTGACGCGACGTTCGAGATCCGCGGCGGCATCGCCGGGATGCCCGCGGTCATGGAGGGGCGCGAGGCGATCCGCCAGGCGATGGGTGCACGACGTGCGTCGACCGCGACCGCGCAGCGACGCCACCTCATCACGAACGCCATCGTCGACGCGGACGGCCCCCATCGCGCTCGCACCGCCAGCTACCTGCTGCTCGGCTCCACGGTCGAGGGCTCGCTGCACCTGCCGGTCACCGGCCGCTACGCCGACGTGGTCGTGCGCGACGGCGGGCGGTGGCGCTTCGCCGAGCGCGTGCTGACGATGGACGGCGCGATCGCCTGA
- a CDS encoding FAD-binding protein: MTASDDRGRLVVAGSGFAGLVAALAAHDAGLDVVVCEKGPLLGGATALSGGQVWVAGNHVAAAAGIVDDVAAGATYVRALTADHPDLLDDAVMEEWLATAPVAASWLEEVGAVEWSLIAGFPDYHHPTHPGSTAEGRYLTPAPVDGDRLGALRDLLPPSVHFPSGVTYAELFDWGGQASRRHLDADVLADRRARDVMTFGQALAATMVVAVAERGVPLLTGTAITEVQVSDGAVVGARVTRGGETWVEPGAVLLATGSYDSDGELAERFSGTPRAHAGSVAPTSLTGDAVRLAESVGARVVELPAESAARLPSLRVDPAFPGDSGDRQCHEHGLPHAIVVDAEGRRFCDDAFPNAITAAALGARTASGRYRHLPFFMVTDDRHRQRYGLAHIPPGGTYPPDVAASADSLEALAAAVGIDPHGLAATVARYNVHAAEGRDPDHQRGARPWSQRFKGDAHHRPHPNIGTLEVPPFHAVELRLSMTGIPAAGLGVTTGGRVVDRTGTPIPGLYGSGSAVAMTNSGAGYNSGFSLSRGMAASYLAARDWAR; encoded by the coding sequence GTGACCGCGTCGGACGACCGCGGCCGCCTGGTCGTCGCCGGCAGCGGGTTCGCAGGTCTCGTCGCCGCGCTGGCCGCGCACGACGCCGGCCTCGACGTCGTCGTCTGCGAGAAGGGTCCGCTCCTGGGCGGGGCGACGGCGCTCTCGGGTGGGCAGGTCTGGGTCGCCGGCAACCACGTCGCCGCGGCTGCCGGGATCGTCGACGACGTGGCCGCGGGCGCGACGTACGTCCGGGCGCTGACGGCTGACCACCCCGACCTCCTCGACGACGCGGTCATGGAGGAGTGGTTGGCGACCGCGCCGGTGGCCGCGTCGTGGTTGGAGGAGGTCGGGGCCGTCGAGTGGTCGCTGATCGCCGGGTTCCCCGACTACCACCACCCCACCCACCCGGGCAGCACGGCGGAGGGTCGCTACCTCACGCCCGCGCCGGTGGACGGCGATCGCCTGGGCGCGCTGCGGGACCTCCTCCCCCCGTCCGTTCACTTCCCCAGCGGCGTCACCTACGCGGAGCTGTTCGACTGGGGCGGCCAGGCCAGCCGTCGCCACTTGGACGCCGACGTGCTCGCCGACCGGCGCGCGCGGGACGTGATGACGTTCGGCCAGGCCCTCGCCGCCACGATGGTCGTGGCGGTCGCCGAGCGGGGCGTGCCCCTGCTGACGGGCACCGCGATCACCGAGGTCCAGGTCAGCGACGGCGCGGTCGTGGGCGCCCGGGTCACGCGGGGCGGCGAGACGTGGGTCGAACCCGGCGCGGTGCTGCTCGCCACGGGGAGCTACGACAGCGACGGCGAGCTGGCCGAGCGGTTCTCCGGCACCCCGCGGGCCCACGCCGGGTCCGTCGCGCCGACGAGCCTGACCGGCGACGCGGTGCGCCTGGCGGAGTCGGTCGGCGCACGGGTGGTCGAGCTGCCCGCCGAGTCCGCCGCTCGCCTCCCGAGCCTCCGCGTCGATCCGGCGTTCCCCGGTGACAGCGGCGACCGGCAGTGCCACGAGCACGGCCTGCCCCACGCCATCGTGGTGGACGCGGAGGGCCGCCGCTTCTGCGACGACGCGTTCCCCAACGCGATCACGGCTGCCGCGCTCGGTGCGCGCACCGCCTCGGGTCGGTACCGCCACCTCCCCTTCTTCATGGTCACAGACGACCGGCACCGCCAGCGCTACGGGCTGGCGCACATCCCGCCGGGCGGCACCTACCCGCCGGACGTCGCCGCGTCCGCCGACAGCCTGGAGGCGCTGGCGGCTGCGGTGGGCATCGACCCGCACGGTCTCGCCGCCACCGTCGCCCGCTACAACGTGCACGCGGCCGAGGGGCGCGACCCGGACCACCAGCGCGGCGCGCGGCCGTGGAGCCAGCGGTTCAAGGGCGACGCCCACCACCGGCCGCACCCGAACATCGGCACGCTCGAGGTCCCGCCGTTCCACGCCGTCGAGCTGCGCCTGTCGATGACCGGGATCCCGGCGGCGGGGCTGGGTGTGACGACCGGCGGGAGGGTGGTCGACCGCACCGGGACGCCGATCCCGGGGCTCTACGGGTCGGGTTCCGCCGTGGCGATGACCAACTCCGGCGCCGGCTACAACAGCGGGTTCTCGTTGTCCCGCGGCATGGCGGCGAGCTACCTCGCCGCACGGGACTGGGCGCGCTGA
- a CDS encoding FAD-dependent oxidoreductase, producing MAGQQVVVVGSGVAGLTAALAAAEAGATVTVLESTQTVGGTTALSGGVAWLPGNHLASDAGFDDDAESARTYLRHLAVGDVDDVLVDTFVAEAPATARWVEDVTGHTWVALGYPDYHCELPGGREGGRSIEPHPFAPDPDVAALVRPALSWRLPMTQHEIIANTVDREVLARRREDGVMTMGAAVVGSFLAAALRRGVQVRTGAAAASLVRRDGRVVGVALDTGDQVEGAVVLASGGFERDPALARAFLRMPDPAPTGGPGATGRGLRMAMAAGAELGNMSEAWWCPAIEIPGDEIDGVPLHRLVLAERARPGAVMVDGRGNRFANEAQNYNDVGRSLHDFDPGAFGFPRSPSWLVVDAGYRARYPIGPLLPREDDPPWLHRADAVEDLATAMGVDPASLGATVEQFNAHAAEGDDPLFGRGRSAYDRFVGDRAAAQPNLRPLDQPPFYAVRVLAGLLGTKGGPRTDADGRVRHVEGGVIEGLYAAGNVAASPLGMAYPGAGGTIGPALVAGRLAGTAAASR from the coding sequence ATGGCTGGGCAGCAGGTCGTCGTCGTCGGGTCGGGGGTCGCGGGGTTGACGGCTGCGCTCGCGGCGGCGGAGGCGGGCGCCACCGTGACGGTGCTCGAGTCGACGCAGACCGTCGGGGGGACCACGGCGCTCTCGGGTGGTGTCGCGTGGCTGCCCGGGAACCACCTGGCCTCTGACGCGGGCTTCGACGACGACGCCGAGTCCGCCCGCACCTACCTGCGGCACCTCGCGGTCGGCGACGTGGACGACGTGCTGGTCGACACCTTCGTCGCCGAGGCGCCGGCGACCGCCCGGTGGGTCGAGGACGTGACCGGCCACACGTGGGTGGCGCTCGGCTACCCCGACTACCACTGCGAGCTCCCCGGCGGCCGCGAGGGGGGCCGCTCCATCGAGCCCCACCCATTCGCCCCCGATCCCGACGTGGCCGCGCTCGTCCGCCCCGCCCTGTCCTGGCGCCTGCCGATGACCCAGCACGAGATCATCGCCAACACCGTCGACCGCGAGGTCCTGGCCCGCCGCCGAGAGGACGGCGTGATGACGATGGGTGCCGCCGTGGTGGGCAGCTTCCTCGCCGCCGCCCTCCGCCGGGGGGTCCAGGTCCGCACCGGGGCAGCTGCCGCGTCCCTGGTCCGCCGCGACGGCCGCGTCGTCGGCGTCGCGCTCGACACCGGCGACCAGGTCGAGGGAGCGGTGGTGCTCGCGTCAGGCGGCTTCGAGCGGGACCCCGCGCTGGCGAGGGCGTTCCTCCGCATGCCGGATCCGGCGCCCACGGGTGGGCCCGGCGCGACCGGCCGGGGTCTGCGGATGGCGATGGCCGCGGGAGCGGAGCTCGGCAACATGTCCGAGGCCTGGTGGTGCCCCGCGATAGAGATCCCCGGCGACGAGATCGACGGCGTCCCCCTCCACCGCCTCGTGCTGGCCGAGCGCGCGCGTCCCGGGGCGGTCATGGTCGACGGCCGTGGCAACCGCTTCGCCAACGAGGCCCAGAACTACAACGACGTCGGCCGCTCGCTGCACGACTTCGACCCGGGCGCGTTCGGCTTCCCCCGATCGCCGTCCTGGCTCGTCGTGGACGCCGGGTACCGGGCGAGGTACCCGATCGGCCCGCTCCTCCCCCGCGAGGACGACCCGCCGTGGCTGCACCGAGCCGACGCCGTCGAGGACCTCGCCACGGCCATGGGCGTCGACCCGGCCTCGCTGGGGGCGACCGTCGAGCAGTTCAACGCCCACGCCGCGGAGGGGGACGACCCGCTGTTCGGGAGGGGGCGCTCCGCCTACGACCGGTTCGTCGGCGACCGGGCCGCGGCCCAGCCGAACCTCCGCCCCCTCGACCAGCCCCCGTTCTACGCCGTGCGGGTCCTGGCGGGGCTGCTCGGCACCAAGGGCGGTCCGCGGACCGACGCGGACGGTCGGGTCCGCCACGTCGAGGGCGGTGTGATCGAGGGGCTGTACGCGGCCGGGAACGTCGCGGCGAGCCCCCTCGGCATGGCCTACCCGGGTGCCGGCGGCACGATCGGGCCCGCACTCGTCGCAGGGCGGCTGGCCGGCACCGCGGCGGCGAGCAGGTGA
- a CDS encoding acyl-CoA dehydrogenase family protein, with the protein MRRTIFESEHDLYRDTVRRFVDSEVVPHRERWEAEGRVDRELFAAAGRAGILGIAAPEVHGGGGTQDFRYNAILSECLAEADVLSAGLGLSLQADIALPYLIHQADADQQARWLPGAVTGELILALAMSEPGAGSDVAGIATTARREGDVYVVDGAKTFITNGQNADLVITAVKTDPSAGHKGISLLVIESDSPGFSRGRKLSKVGQHAADTSELHFDGVRIPVSNRLGEEGRGFYAMMGNLAQERMSIAVQATAQAERSLAATVAYATERTAFGQAIGSFQHLRFQLAELQTEVDVARTYVDRLILAQVEGELSDVDAAKAKWWTTELCQRVVDRCVQIHGGYGYMTEYPVARAWVDSRIQTIYGGTTEIMKEIIGRSMGL; encoded by the coding sequence GTGCGACGCACGATCTTCGAGTCCGAGCACGACCTCTACCGCGACACCGTCCGGCGGTTCGTGGACTCCGAGGTCGTCCCCCACCGCGAGCGCTGGGAGGCCGAGGGTCGCGTCGATCGCGAGCTCTTCGCCGCGGCCGGCCGGGCGGGGATCCTCGGCATCGCCGCGCCGGAGGTCCACGGCGGTGGCGGGACCCAGGACTTCCGCTACAACGCGATCCTCAGCGAGTGCCTGGCTGAGGCCGACGTCCTGTCAGCGGGCCTCGGGCTCAGCCTGCAGGCCGACATCGCCCTGCCGTACCTGATCCACCAGGCCGACGCCGACCAGCAGGCCCGGTGGCTGCCGGGGGCGGTGACCGGCGAGCTGATCCTGGCGCTCGCGATGTCCGAGCCGGGAGCGGGGTCCGACGTCGCCGGCATCGCGACGACGGCCCGCCGGGAGGGAGACGTGTACGTCGTCGACGGCGCCAAGACCTTCATCACGAACGGCCAGAACGCCGACCTGGTGATCACGGCGGTGAAGACCGACCCGTCGGCGGGGCACAAGGGCATCAGCCTGCTGGTGATCGAGTCGGACTCGCCGGGCTTCTCGCGCGGCCGGAAGCTGTCGAAGGTCGGCCAGCACGCCGCGGACACCTCCGAGCTGCACTTCGACGGCGTCCGCATCCCGGTGTCGAACCGGCTGGGGGAGGAGGGCCGGGGCTTCTACGCGATGATGGGCAACCTAGCCCAGGAGCGGATGTCGATCGCCGTGCAGGCCACGGCGCAGGCCGAGCGGTCCCTCGCCGCGACGGTCGCCTACGCCACCGAGCGCACCGCGTTCGGACAGGCCATCGGCAGCTTCCAGCACCTCCGGTTCCAGCTCGCGGAGCTCCAGACCGAGGTGGACGTCGCACGCACGTACGTCGACCGGCTGATCCTGGCCCAGGTCGAGGGCGAACTGTCGGACGTGGATGCCGCGAAGGCCAAGTGGTGGACCACGGAGCTGTGCCAGCGCGTGGTCGACCGCTGCGTCCAGATCCACGGCGGCTACGGGTACATGACCGAGTACCCCGTCGCGCGCGCCTGGGTCGACAGCCGCATCCAGACCATCTACGGCGGCACGACCGAGATCATGAAGGAGATCATCGGCCGGTCCATGGGCCTGTAG